attgtcaACTATGTTACcactgttagcaccgttagcagtgtcaacacagctagtggtgctaacatagttaacaatgctgaaggggttttgcagctcaaaatgaagccgctTATCCACTGGGCTACCTGGGGAGGGATCAAAGGGTGGCAATCATGCTTGTGCAGCAATGTCTTCCCACCACTGGGACCAGAGGCGCTAACTAGCTAGTTCCCACCCGACCCAGGTGGTGTGCAGTccagagctaacgttagctaaccagtggagagtggagggtgggcagtgggcatgggtagcactttgaaatgcaaaaCTAAAGCTCAGAGTCAATGGTGCACCTTCTTTTGCCCGTCATGTTGcgttgtttcttttctttccaaTAATAAAAGTTAACTTAGTTAGCAGTTAACAAGTGTCAGGCTACTGAAAGCCGAATTAGCCTAACTGAAAAAGTGACATCCCTACTCACAGCTACATTGCTGATCAGACTTTCATCATGTCAGTGGTGAAAATTACTTCCCTGCATCAGAGTTCATCATAACAGGCTTTTGAGGTAAAGCCTTGTGAACTGTGGTAAACCCTGTGAGCTCAAACCATGTGACCGAGCAGACTGGATGTTTCCACAACATTAGCTTGTGTCTAGCAAACATGTCTGTCACACGCATACCCTGCAGAACACACAGTATCGGGTGAATTGGCCCTCTGATTTCTTAGGGACTCTCATCCCCACACAGAAGCTAATTGTAATACTTGATTTAGCTGTGTGATGAAAGGACGAAAATGACCAGGCTAACAACTGTGAAACAGCCCAAAGGAGCTGCCATTCATCATCATAGTATCACTCTATCCTCCCTGAGGTTCGAGACAGTCCCTCTTGTTAAATGTTGCACTGTTGACTTCTAAACAAGAGCCTCAAAGTGAAATGCTTTCAGAGAACGTGCTGCCTATTTCATCACAGCGTCTCTTGTAATAGCGAAGTCAGCTGAATAATTATCAAAACAAAGCCAAAGGAAAATGAAACTGCTCCCTCCTATGGAGCTGCCTTTCTCCCAGCTCTGTCATTTTCTATCGGGGGGCTGTGCGGCCCGCCTGGACTACAGACAGATGAAGGGGTTCCTGCTGCAGCCTGcaatctcctctctctcccccccttcctCATCTCTGATCCTGCACAGCTCCCACTGGCTCTCTGAACAGCCGTGCTCAGatattgcagcctgttgcaTAAGCATTCATGTTACgatctccctctttctctgctctgctctctccaTCAAGGTCTCTTTCAGCCCAGCAATCAGAGTTCGCCACAGGCTATTTGATGCAAAACTAGCagactgaactgaattgaaccaGCACCGCTAAATGTAACCCTAATTGTCCTTAATTGCCTTAATTCTACACTGCTGAGCTTATTTAAACAGTACCCTGGTTTGTTCCACATGAGGCTCCTCTTTCTGCTGTCATTTGCGTGGGTAGAGGAGAATGGTGTGTATTTTGCTTGCCCTTTCTAGGTTAATGCCTCCCGAAACGGTTAAGAAAACTGACAACATCCGTGTTTGCTCCTTCACTCAGTGTTAGTATGGATTAACTTTTTTCTCCCTGACAGTATTAGCATTTTATTTGCCACACAAGTAGTCAAAACTCACGTTAGactcaaaccacaaatacaatCTACTTCACTTCAACAAAAACCCACACATTAGCCCACACCGGCAACTTCTGCTTGGCTAGGCAGAAGTCTTAACAATAGCAGCAGACACAATACAGGAGAAGTGACTAGATATCATAACGGATCATTTGTGATTATTCTCCCTTTGGAATATTCCTACAACAGCAGTATCAGATCCTGCAGGATAAAACCGACTCGAGTGCAGACAGCAgacaaaaaagaacattttctcTCTTATCTCCCTGTCATAGAGTTGCACACGcaaaccaaaaaacacacacaaagacgcaCACACTCTGAGGCAGTCAGCGGGACAACTGAGGTATTGTGGGTAGCCGTGAGTCAGACTCTATTTTTAGACGGCGTATAAACAGCCGGCCAAGTCTACCCAGACACAGACATGCTGCTCACTCCTGTTTGTGACAGTCACATCGATCTCACCTGTTCTTTCTCAAtctctttacagtgtctgtcaaaGTCTGTCGCCGTATATCACTTTGTTTTtactctgtctctcactctatTTACTCCCTCCGTCTCCATTAACCGCACagttaagtgtttttcaaaacttATCAACCACACCTTGTTGTCGACACAGACCCCCATTGGCAAAACAGTCACAGCTGCAGATAAGAAAACACGATACCACTCCCAGTATATTTGTACTTATTAACTAAGTTCATAATCACGTGACTTGTGTGGACTCTCAGTAACTGCTTTACAAACACTGATACCCCCTGGACCTGTTATCAAACATATTGTGACACCGAATCATGCCAAAAAACGAGGCGGCAGATTGCCGCTGGAACATGTTGTCATGTGTAATATTGTGCCACAACTCCTAGCTTGTTTGCCATGTGGATTTTATTTCTTGATATGCACAATTAACCACATATTGTAGTCTAGAAAAAGGTATGTGTGCTGAACTATTCCCTCGGGAGCTCCGCAAACTGCAAGGCTGCACGCTCAATTACCTTCATCATCTCTTTACAAGTCCCAAATTGTTTCATGCTTCATGAGGTATATGTTCAGTATAAAGATGTCTGCTTTAAGGTAAAGGACGCAGAGTAACAAACACTTTATCTTTTAAATTACAGAGCGGAGACAAAGGGATGAAGGAAATTGCAGGAGGATGTCATTTCATCTGCTCTTTCTAAGCGCATCGGGAGCGTTCAAACAGATGAGGGCATGGAttactttcttttcttctgtctttATATACCACGAAACATATTATTCCTATTGACTGTAATGACATGGTATCAGTGACCACTTACGCAGTACTGGCAGAGTGTTGTATAACCCTCTGCTTAGACTGAGGTCCAGTTTTAGTAGTTTAGAAGACAAACATGACCTTGACCAAAGAGCCAAACTAAGAATCAATATTTAGATAATGTCAGTGGGAAAGTGTGTTTGTACAACAGCCTCATGTCACAATCTATTCCTACAGCTACTGAGTACACATTAGTTCTGTAGGTTTAGTACCCTGTATGTATGAAGTTACTAAATCGTGCCTTATTAGTGATTTAGGATTTTTTCCTTCAGCTTGGCCAAGAAAGTGGTTGAATCACTGCACGGGCTATTTTTATCTCCAATGTGGGTTGCGGCCAATCCAGCTGGCAAAATGTTCTGCCCCCTTTCTTCCCAAGATTGAGCCACAAATTGGCACAAGGCAGCTCTGACTTGTGTCTCTAATCAAGTAAAAGCTGACAAGCATAAAGAGTTCACATGTAACACACCAAGACGAACTCTTTGTGTCAAGTCAACAAGATGTCGTTTAAGACGAGAGTTTAAGAGGCGGcattttaaagtgaaaatgaTCTCTCTACACATGAGCGTTTAAGCATTGTTTCAGAATTTATCTCTGTTCATATTAGCATGCCTGAAAATGCTTATGATATGACCATTTACATACTCTAGGCATGTGTGTATCACTGTGGTTGGGTGCTTAGTTACAGAGAATACTACAGAGATGGCGCAAAGCAAGACCAGCAATATCTTTGCTCTGACCGACAGTGAGTTGAACCGTTAATGTGTAACATGACTATGACAGTCAAGGTGGCGGAAAACAGACTGGGAGTCATTACAAAGCAATTACAACAGTATATAAGAGCGGTACCATTGCCAGAGGAAGCtatggcaatgggaaaggaatACTCACACAAGAATGATGACATGACAACAGGTATGTAGACCTTGCTATAATGTTTTGACTTAACAAGCTGTGACTGATAAGACCAGGAAGCGAACAAGGGTGTCTGCCTCATCATTTCCATAGGTCACCGTTTTCGACTGACTAAAACACAACCTCTGAGATTTGAAACTAAACAGGGTCAGCAGTGTTTTCAAGGATCTCCCTTTTAGGAATTCAAAACACCAGAGTAGTGAGATGCTAAGTGTAAATGTATCTGTGTGGATGTAGCCCAGGACCCACAGTCCCATGCTGCTGACTTGTCTCTGTGATATGCACGAGCAGATGCTTAACAGCCAAACAGAGCATTTAGTTAGGTAGCATCCACTTCTTCTTTGAGGCAATGTTAGTCCACTTGTTTTCCTATAGTTTACACTTTGACACATTGTACTTAAAAGTGCATTCAGGTTCTGTGgctgattttttgaagtgggaggTCGTCTAAGGATCCACTTCACTGCTTGGGAGTGAGAGGCTTACCAGTTCAACGTGATCCTGTTGGAACTTGTCTCCGATCTCCCGAAGTTTACGACCGATTTGCGCCTCGACGCTCACCCCCGCCTGCTCCTCGGGCCTCTCTGCCATCCTGTCATCTTCCtcacctctgtcctcctcctcctcctcctcaatctgtctctctccccgGTCCTCCATGGGCTCAAACTGAGCAGGGAAATGTGAGCGTAATCCAGCGTTGCCTAAAAGGGAAACATCAAGCTTCTTAAAacttgctgttgttgttggatCTCTAAAACACCAagatgtcagtgtcagtgtcagtgccAAGATGAATATCAGGCAAAGAGACATTACTGATATCAGTTCAGTAAAACCACTTCTGTTCTACTTTGTGATTTCAGCAAACCTCAGAAAACACTCTGCAGGCCGTCTTCACATAAGCCCGAGTATCTTGATTACTATTAATggcctcaaacacagctgtgtcCGACCAGCTGAGTCAAATACACAGTGTCTACTTTACACTGCTGTTATATTGCTGtgtgaaacacaaacaggtTTTATCAGATCTCAGAGGGACAAATTACAAGCTAGGCACTCCAAGTACAACTGAAGAATCCACAAAcaagaaagagggagagtgtTGGTCAGGGGAAAACTCAAACACCTTATTAAATCAACAACAGCCTCAGTGAACTGCTATCTTTCTGTGTCGCTGAGTTTACTCATCGCCTCTAGCATGTGCTTCTGCAGTCATGCCACTTGgagggaaaacatttttttttttatgttatcaTGTGTGCAGAATGCCCCGCTATTCAGTCTCACGGAGGACCATaatatatctaaaaaaaaaacctgagcaCCCTGGACTTTGTTTGGGAAGAAGACATGGCAGCGGGCCAAGTGCATGACATCCATTACTGCGCAGATTGCAATGAACGACAAGGTAATAACTGTCAGTGGTGTTTATGTATTGATCACTTTAAACCCAGGACAATGTGTACCTCTCACACGCTGACACTgagtcaacaaacaaacaacattctACTTCAACATTCGTTCAATTCGATTAGGGTGATGTCACACTGATTTGATTAGGGATGGGAGGACAATATTGGATTAAAAGTTAGCGCGGGAATGTATGTATGAAATTAGTGACGTCTGTTTTCAAGAAATGctcatttaaaatgcaaaacaaagaagaagacagTGGTTGGAATGATAGTATATTAATATTAGTAGAGATGAAAGCATATCTGCACAGTAAACAAACTTCCTTCTTAGAATGGCATGTTCCTCAGGACGTCAGCATGCATGTAATATGACAAGGGAATCTCCCAGCCACAAGGAAAATAATTTCTAAGCATGTCTGTTTTTCACtaataatatttcaaaatgGAGTTCAGTTCATCTAATAGCCCGAGAACAAAGAAAGCACCAGCCTCTCGCTCTCATCCTCTCTGACACTCCTCAAATCAGATTGACAGGTTTAACCACTCGGGTCTTTGAGGACAGGTTCCAGTGATTACCCGCCAGATAAAAGGAATGACTAACAGTCTAAGGCTGACGTACAACATTGCTGAACATAAGCCTGCATGTACATCAGCAGGCTCACATGACCTCACCCCTCCTTACCGTGAAAGGGTATGCGAGGCTGCCGGTGCAAGCTGCAGGGCAGCGTGTTGATGccgatgctgttgttgttgtggctCTGCGACGCTGGCACGGCAGCGGTGACGGCGACAAGAGCCTGTCCGGCCGCGATCTGTGTGGCGCGGTCTTCGTATTTGACGTCCCTAAAGGGCGTTCCCCAGAGCTGCGAGATGGGCCGTGAcatgtcctcctcctcatcatccatCCGACGCCTCAGCGGTAAACTCCCTGGAGACGAGAAGGGGACACGAGATGGAAACTTTAGAATGAGATGACAAGTGTTCGAAACTTTTTGGTTGTGTAAATAAGAAACATATTTATGGGACTGTGTTTGACTCATACCTATGTGTTCATGATCTTTACTTTGCCAGTAATTTGGGTGTGATTTGTTTCAAGACCAAACAAAAAGTGCCAAATATCATTCTGTTATTAGTGGAAACTTTGCCCTCTGGCAGATCCAAAATTATCTCACCATGTCtgcattaaataaaaataaatcattagtCATTATAATGCCCAGTGCGAGGCTAATGTTGTGTTGGGTaatactgaaaacaaacaagcaaagatGGATAGTCCCAGAAGCACAGATGGATCTGCCAATGTAAACATACAAGATGTGGCTATCATCTCTTATAATATAGTGATGAATAGCAACAGGAGCCAAACGTATGGAGACACCCTGTGTAGGGGAACCCGGTGGGCAGCTAAAAATGCGACGCCAAATCTGCCACCCTCCTGCAGCAGATTTTGCCAAGCTGTTCCTTCCAAATAGTAATTTGGTGCCAAAAGATCCACCGTAGAGgcttttttcctcccctcacAACTACCTTAATCTGGAACAGTGTGCCACAGAGCAGAGTCACAGTCAGGAGATTAGCTTCCTCCTGCACATTTCTACAGCTCAACATTAATACCTATGCTCGTTGTTCCCTTTCTCTCAACCACACAATCACTGGATAGCTGCCTGTCCACACTgtaaacgcacacacacaacagtggGTGGTGTGTGAGTGAAACCTCAGTGAAACCAAAGTCCTGGCTAGACTGTCATGTGCTGTGTGCAGCAGCCGTTTCATGACAGAGATAACGAGTTTCACTCCATCCTAAACTGTGCCCGCTGAACGCAAACACTCACACTCTCTTCCTGCTTGGCCACATGCCACAATCTGAACTAGTGTTTCATCTTTTTTGTCAAGGGGTGTCtgtctttttccttttgttgtgtGAGTGGAGACAAATGGGCTGGGTTGACTGGCAAATGCAAAAGTTGAAACTGGATATACTGGAATTATGTTTACTGAGCGAGGCCGCCACAGTCATATATCTCTTTGTGAAAGTGTCTCTTAGCATGATGTCATATCATATGGAGTCACAGGaggaaacaacattttgaacaaCTGTGGAAAAACATTGTAATTATCTAGGCCTCATTATTGTAACATGTAAGTCTCTTTtggtaaacaaaaaaatatattgaccCACACACTGGTCTCCATTGTTCCTGGGGCATTTAATCATCAAATCAGTCCATTTTGCCACTGCACACTAATTAGTTGTGCGTTACAGAATTTCAAAACAGCCCTAATCTGCATTAACTTGTCCTCCAGGCAAGATACAGTACATTAATTAATGCTATGCAAGCAATATGGGCATCTCTGCAACTGTGCCACAAGTTTCACTCAGAACTAatgtgcacttgtgtgtgtcAATGGCAATGCGAGCCCTGTCTTGAATTTCCACTGGCAGTCAAAAGAGGACTGGCAAGATTACCATAGTGtcagacacataaaaaacaaacatagacagggagacacacagaaagacatcacacacacatgcacactgatacacacacactgcctggGGCAGCAGGGAGGCCTGGCAGCCACCACAGTGCTGGTCAGAGGCTCAAAGCTGCAGCAGAAAGTGGCTCCCTCTGCTGCACCATCTGTGCACCGGGCTCTCCTCCATGCAGCACTCTGGGTGGGGGTGCACTCAAGGTGCTATTTATCCTGCTGCCTTCGTGTAAATAATATCCTGTGGTTATCAGTGTGTTAGTGACAAGCTACAATGAAGTCATGAACCCTGCTTCACCTATCACTGGAAATAGGCAGGAGCATGTAAATAATCCAATACAGCcgattgttttgtatttattacatttttgttgttaattaaGTCACCAAATAGGTAGAAAAGTATTATCTgcactgctttaaaaaaagttgCAAACATTTTAGAATAAAATTGTTTAAATCGTGTATAAGTGGGCTTCCGAAAACCACCGGGAATGTGCTGCATCTGTATCCGCATAAGGAGCACAATGCCCTGGGCAGCTCACCGCGGAAGCACGCTGAGTCCGGCCGTTCATCATTGCACACATAACAACATCCACAAACTGACGTCTTTTAATGAAGAAACCTGTCGAAACAGGATGCTGACAAATGGTGCTAACCACAGCCTAAAAAATGTGGAtttaaacttatttttcttgcttaaaaaacataaaagttaaCCCACACTCTTGGGCTAATTATTAAGCTAGTCGTGACAGCGGTAACAAACTAGAAGCATTTAATTAACGTGTTACAACAGTTTTACTCGCATGGCTTCCTATTATTATCCTCCGTTTGACACTTTCTCCTCCACTTCGCCTGACAACTcttccccaaaacaaacagctctgAGGAAACAGCCGATACGTTCAGCTATTAAGTCACTAAAGcgtgaaataaaacaacacaagtcGTTTCAGTTTGTGGTGTTAAGCTAATTAGCTGCTAGCATCGTTTAATGGTTTAAAAGAACTACGCTACCCACCAGCGGCTGTGTCCCAAACACCGGGCAGCATCAGCCGGGACGTTGAGAATGCACGCGCGCGTTGAATAGGTGATGGATGCAACCAAGTGAATTCGTCGTTAAATTCACTTCAGCCgttgaaacaacaaaaagaagcaTCGCTGGTGTGAATAACAGCacagaaatatatttataaatgcCCTCTGCCACAAGCTCCGGTAAAAGTCCGCCGCCGCTCACCCCGTCTCTGCCCGGGCATGCCCCAAGCTGCCCGGGCTGTGTTGACAAAACTCCCACAAACAACACAGCACGCGACGTTGCTGATGGAACGATTTGAGAATTCAAAATGAACGACCGTTACACTCACCGCCAGCAGACGCGTTTTCCGTTGTGATCGGTGGTATCTTGACAACTTGCCGTTACCTTGTTTCCTACGGACTGTGTTGATGCGACTTGTATCCCTCTGCATTACAGCCACTCATACATGTTTGCTGACTGGAGaggggttgttt
The sequence above is drawn from the Epinephelus moara isolate mb chromosome 12, YSFRI_EMoa_1.0, whole genome shotgun sequence genome and encodes:
- the LOC126398787 gene encoding bcl-2-modifying factor-like, which produces MDDEEEDMSRPISQLWGTPFRDVKYEDRATQIAAGQALVAVTAAVPASQSHNNNSIGINTLPCSLHRQPRIPFHGNAGLRSHFPAQFEPMEDRGERQIEEEEEEDRGEEDDRMAERPEEQAGVSVEAQIGRKLREIGDKFQQDHVELFLRHQRQNLPAWMRLTMALFGFLFPREALFPRLRGQQR